Genomic segment of Sulfurovum sp. UBA12169:
AGCAGGAGTGCGCGGCTGGCAGCCAGCGGATTGGTCTTGCACAGATAAACTGATCAAAAAAACAAGGATAGGTCAAATTTCTTGATCTGTGTCACAGCTTGCTAAGTGAGAAACAGGTATAATGAGCGCCGATTTTAAAGAGAAACGAGGAGGAAGGGAAGAGAATGAAAAAAGCAGCAGCATGGATGGTAATGTTGGGATGCGTGAGCCAGGCCATGGCCGGAGGAGATATCGGCACGGAGATAGAGCCGCAGATTGCGGTGCCTGTGACGGCGGAACCTGCAGGCAAAAGCGGTTTTTACGCAGGGCTTGGAGTAGGGTCTCAAAGAACCTATTCGGTTGATTCGGCTTTTTTTGACGACGCAAAAACACAAGATGAAACCGTGGGCGTAATAGGCCTGCTGGGATATCAGTTTAACGACTATCTGGCAGCAGAAGGCAGGATTGGCAAGAGTATTGCGTATGAAGACTATGCGGATGTGCTGAGCTACAGTCTCTTTTTGAAACCCCAATACCCCATCACCGAATCGATCAGGGTCTATGCGCTTTTGGGTATAGGAGGCGTGCAGGTAGAGGGTGAAAACGGAGATACTCCCGCCCATGCCGACAAAATAGGCAAAGAGATCCTTGATGAAACCGGTTTTCAGTGGGGGATCGGCGGAAGCTATGCCTTCACGGAAAACATTTCACTTTTTGCTGACTATACCTCTTTGGCAAAAGATGCCGATATCAGCTCTACCCTTTATGGGTATGATGCGGCCACCTACAGCGAACTCAGCAGCGATGCCATTACTGCAGGCGTAACTTATCAGTTTTAACTTTTTTTGCATAACTTTTTGGATACGCCGTATGCCTGTTTGGGGGGATATGGCGAAGGAGATAAATGAACACGCACCCGGTACAGATCAACGAAGACGAGATAGATCTCAAAGAACTTTTTAGGACACTGGTCCGCCACAAAAAAAAGATCATTTTTTTTACGCTGCTGTTTAGTATCGTCTCGGCCGCAGCGGCCTACTTTATGCCCAATGTCTACTCTGCCTCTTCGACGGTAGAAATCGGCGCAGATGACAGAGGCATTGCTTCGCAGCAGGATATCCTTGCGATGGCGATGGCACCGGGAGCTCTCACTCCGGATACGGAAATAGAGATCATCAAATCACGTTTCGTCGTTGCTGATGCGCTTGAGAAGGTTGATTTTGCACACCGGTACTACCAAACTGTGAAAATGAAAGAGGCCGAACTGTACAAAGATGCGCCTTTTGAGGTCGAGCTTGAGAGGGGATTTGGCGTCTCTTTTGTATTTTCTCCTGCAGGCAAGACACGCTATCGTCTCCAGGCAAAAGGGGTCGATGACCAAACCCGTGAAGAGTGGGAGATCGACAAGGTTTATGATTTTGCACAGAAGGCAGAGGAGGCGCATTTTGCGTTTACGCTTTCGCTTAAAGAGGGGATAGAGGGGCTTGAAGAGGGTTCGTACCGATTTGAGGTACTTGATCCAAGAGAGGCGATGGAGAAAGCGCAGGAAAAAGTCACTGTGAGCCAAAAAGGCAAGAACAGTGCCATTTTGCAAATCAGCGCTGAAGACAATGTTCCGTTGCGTGCCAAAGAGTTTGTCAATGCCTTGGCTGAGGCGTATATCGACCAAAGCGTTCAGCGCAAGACACTTGAAGCGACGATGACGCTGGAGTTCATCGATGAACAGCTTGAACGGATCAATGACAACCTTCAGGCTTCTGCTGTCAATTTGGAAAATTTCAAAAAAGAGATCAATATGGTTGATCTTGGCACAAAAGCAGAGGGCGTAGCGGAAAAGATGAGCGAGTATGAGAGCAGGCTCGCCGAAGTGGCGATGGAAGAGAAGATGCTTGCTTCGCTCTATGCGCAGGTGCAAAAAGGCAGAAACCTTGAAATGCTCTCAGGTGCAGGGCTCAATCTGGAAAACACCGGAGTGCCTGAACTGATCAAAGAGCTTCAAGATGCGCTGCTCAAACAAAAGCTTCTGCTTGAGGACTATACGCCGCAGCATCCTGAAGTGCTTAAGCTGACCCGCAGCATCGCGCAGCTCAAAAATGTCATCTCCAGCACGATCAGAACGCTCAAAGAACGGGTGGCATCGCGCAAACAGCTTCTTGTCAAGACGATCGGGGAGTATGAAGCACTTTTGCAAACGCTTCCTGAAGAGGAGCGGGTTCTAGGGGAGCTTCAAAGAAAATTTTTGGTCAATGAGAAGATCTACTCCTATCTGCTTGAAAAGCGTGCAGCCACTGCAATCGCCAAAGCGTCAACGGTCAGCAAAAACAGGATCCTCGATACGGCGCTTGTGCCTGATGAAAAAGAGCCGATCAAACCCAAACGAAAATTGATTGTTTTGGTCGGGTTGATCCTGGGATTGGTCTTTGGAATAGTTGTGGCTTTTGTGAGCGAGTTTTTGGATGACCGCATTAAAGAAGAAGAGGATGTCAGGAAAGGATCGC
This window contains:
- a CDS encoding capsular biosynthesis protein, with amino-acid sequence MNTHPVQINEDEIDLKELFRTLVRHKKKIIFFTLLFSIVSAAAAYFMPNVYSASSTVEIGADDRGIASQQDILAMAMAPGALTPDTEIEIIKSRFVVADALEKVDFAHRYYQTVKMKEAELYKDAPFEVELERGFGVSFVFSPAGKTRYRLQAKGVDDQTREEWEIDKVYDFAQKAEEAHFAFTLSLKEGIEGLEEGSYRFEVLDPREAMEKAQEKVTVSQKGKNSAILQISAEDNVPLRAKEFVNALAEAYIDQSVQRKTLEATMTLEFIDEQLERINDNLQASAVNLENFKKEINMVDLGTKAEGVAEKMSEYESRLAEVAMEEKMLASLYAQVQKGRNLEMLSGAGLNLENTGVPELIKELQDALLKQKLLLEDYTPQHPEVLKLTRSIAQLKNVISSTIRTLKERVASRKQLLVKTIGEYEALLQTLPEEERVLGELQRKFLVNEKIYSYLLEKRAATAIAKASTVSKNRILDTALVPDEKEPIKPKRKLIVLVGLILGLVFGIVVAFVSEFLDDRIKEEEDVRKGSPLPLVGMIPSIKEGGGKVKVLESPKSIISEAFRSLRTNLQFMALQEGPVLITITSTVGGEGKTTIGSNLGAIISLTGKRTIILNLDMRKPVLHTRFDLPNNQGISSVLAGKADLESVILPTASENLDIISSGPVPPNPSELIGSKKMAEVIEKLKAVYDVIILDTPPVGLVTDAMALMKISDISLYVLRAGYSKKAFLQDMNRMAQEHEIKSLGLVLNDLKAGRSGYGYGYGYGYGYYEEDKK